The following coding sequences lie in one Methylotenera versatilis 301 genomic window:
- the rsmA gene encoding 16S rRNA (adenine(1518)-N(6)/adenine(1519)-N(6))-dimethyltransferase RsmA: MKHIAKKRFGQNFLTDQGVISSLVDAISPKADDLMVEIGPGLGALTKPLLQRLKLLHVVEVDRDIIAWMQAEYGKRAYASSAISIHNADALKFDFKSLGDNLRVTGNLPYNISTPILFHLLDNVSAITDMHFMLQKEVVERMVASPSTAAYGRLSVMLQYRLQMDYLITVPPEAFEPAPKVESAFVRCVPHAVLPFVAKDEAIFAKVVLAAFGQRRKTLRNTLKELLNDEGFTALNIDSQQRAENLAVSDFVAIANYLS, encoded by the coding sequence ATGAAACACATCGCAAAAAAACGCTTCGGCCAAAATTTTCTTACCGACCAAGGCGTTATTTCTAGCTTAGTAGATGCTATATCACCTAAAGCAGATGATCTGATGGTGGAAATTGGTCCAGGCTTAGGAGCGCTAACTAAGCCATTATTACAAAGATTAAAACTTCTACACGTAGTAGAAGTAGATCGCGACATCATCGCTTGGATGCAGGCAGAATATGGCAAGCGAGCTTACGCCAGTAGCGCGATTAGCATTCACAATGCTGATGCGCTCAAGTTCGACTTTAAAAGTCTAGGCGATAATCTACGAGTGACTGGCAACCTGCCCTACAACATTTCAACGCCAATCTTATTTCACCTGCTCGACAATGTAAGCGCCATTACCGATATGCACTTTATGCTACAGAAAGAAGTGGTAGAACGCATGGTAGCCTCGCCCTCAACGGCGGCGTACGGCAGGCTTAGCGTAATGCTGCAATATCGCTTACAAATGGATTATTTAATCACCGTACCGCCAGAAGCTTTTGAACCCGCACCAAAAGTAGAGTCGGCCTTTGTGCGCTGCGTACCGCATGCTGTACTGCCTTTCGTAGCTAAAGATGAAGCCATCTTCGCTAAAGTAGTGTTAGCCGCCTTCGGGCAGCGCCGCAAAACCTTACGCAATACGCTGAAAGAACTACTAAATGACGAAGGTTTTACCGCACTTAATATTGACTCACAACAGCGTGCAGAAAATTTAGCCGTTTCAGATTTTGTCGCTATTGCAAATTATCTTAGCTGA